The Nicotiana tabacum cultivar K326 chromosome 5, ASM71507v2, whole genome shotgun sequence sequence ATGGATTATGTTTAATCCAAAAAGTTAAAGCAGTGATTTGTATGCTGATAAACAAGGTTGTATTCTTACATTTCAAAAGCATCCATATAGCTAAACTTTCTTTTTCCTGTTTCTGCAAGTCTGACTCATTAGTCGTCAAGGGAcaaatacaaattaaatttcaacGCACCTATTAGTTTAGTCATCAAgcaatttcaaaattttcacataattaaattaaacttgaagaaaaaaaaaaaacaattgcaTATACAAGAAGAGAAGACTCAAGAGTAATGGGCACCATATTGGGAGAGTATGATAAACGACATTAATCCCGACACATCAAAATCATAGTCAAATAGTCAAGATCATTAAGACACTACAAGATTTCAAGATAATcgttatgcttttataataatctGATCttcataaattatatatatattgttcactaAATTCAATGTTGAAATTTATGTAAAATTGGGTTAGATAGTACTTTTGAGGGAAACCttattttaagtatttttaataCTTTCTCAAATCTGACGACGTTGGGAGAAACAAAGAGTCACATGCATGGCCATAAATTTCTTTGGCATGCAAAGCTTAAATCTGCTCCAAAATTAGAAAGAGAGGGTCACATAGGCAAACATATTTTTAGTAACCGAGTTATGACGATTTGTCCTAAAATACCAGAAATCTGCTCCAAAGTTGTCTATTATAAGCCTATATAACTTATAAGGAAAACTCCATTAAATTATATCTGTATTAATTTGCATGCTTTACGTTCTATTATGGGGAAAAAGGGGATCAAAATGCTGCTAGAAGTTTTATCTTAAGGTATATATAGAATTAACATGCAAAACATAACGGTACCAATTTAATTTTCTGCTTCAAAATTAGAAAGCAAGGGTCACATATAAAAAACATTTTTAGTAACCAAGTTAAAGAAGATTTGCCCTATATTTCGTTTATAATTAAGCAGTTCAAATATAAAGAATGTGGGGACCATTTAATTAATTGGCTGTGAATTTATAATTGTACTCACATGCAGCGACTAACCTAATATAGGATACCATTTAATAAAAGCTGGCTGCTAAATTTAgttctattacaaagacttactGGTTGATGTTATGCTCCCAGTGCCTATAAAAATGCTCTAAATCTTACGCTCAAAATCATTAACAGTTCCTTTCTTCTTCATTACAACTTTTGAAGCTCTAATATATTGTTCAACCTCTTCTGCTATtgagagagagaaaaacaaatatccaCATAGAGAAacttcttttttctgttttttcaagtttaactcagtGATGGCAGCCGTATATGTGGTGCTTGGTaatcttgcttttttttttcccgCACTATTTGGCTGAAAAATGCCAGTTTTTCCCCTGATGTATAATATATTAATtagtcttttcttttttgttattaAAGTTCCATAGAAATTTTAAGAATGAAAAACTTGTCCTACCAAAACTTTCAAATGGACATGGCTATTACGCAAAAGATCTATTACTCAAAAGATAAATATTTTAAGTATATTGACACCTTTTAAAGTGTATTTTAATTTATTACTAACATTGTGACATTATCTGTGTTTTAGTTTCTTTACTGTTTATTTGGACGACAACTGAAGCGAACCTCATTGTCAACACAACGTTCCTAGAGAGTTCAATTGCAAAAGGAGCAGGTGATGAGTTTTTTTATAGAACAACTCCCTCATTTATATTTATCAATTTTCTTAACTTTTGTAGTCTGGAAAAATTATCTTAATTTGGTTAATGTTGTTTGTTTCATATAGTATGCTTAGATGGAAGTGCTCCCGCATTCAACTTTCATCCAGGAACTGGCTCGGGGGTTTATAACTGTCTTATTCAACTTCAagtaataaatttatatttttctatttttgttaatgtttgtatttttgttaaaaaaatttaCTCATCTTCAACTTTGAATTTCTAAGGGCGGAGGGTGGTGTGACTCTGCTTCTGACTACCAAGATCGTGCTACTAATGAGTATGGAACTTCGAAAAATATATCTAAGATTTGTTATTTTATGGGAGTTCTAAGCAACGATTCTCAACTTAACCCAGGTAGTTATATGCATAATGTATTTACCATTTCTTTTTTACTCTTTACTTCTGTATGATATTGCGGTATTCATAACTCTTTAAGTCAACAAATATTTAGATTTTTATAACTGGAATCGGGTCAAGGTTAGATATTGTGATGGGTCATCATATATCGGAGATATTGAAGAAGTTGACCCCGTAAGTTAGCTATCTTCTTATAGTACTTTGGAATTTGTATTGATGTAATTTTTCTAATTAGAAGTACCAAAAAATTTCAGGCTACTAATCTTCACTTCAGAGGTGCAAGAATATTCAAAGCAATCATGGATGAATTATTATATCATAAAGGGATGATATATGCTGAAAATGTACGTCCCATTTCCCCCTCATGTATAGTCCTCTTAATTAAGTTTATGgcaaaaaatataagaaatttTTAAACTTTGATGACAGGCGATTCTTAGTGGAACTTCAGCAGGAGGGATGGGTGCAATCCTACATTGTGATAAATTCAGACTTTTTTTCTCCTTGACTGGTAGAGTCAAATGCATCTCTGATGCTGGTTTCTTTATTAATGCGTAAGTTCATGAATCAGAGAAAAATTTCAAAAGTGTGTTTCTCTTTTTGACAAATTATTGTATTGCAGAAAAACTATAACTGATGAGCCCCACATTAAAGAGTATTTCAAGAGAGTTGTTGCTTTGCATGTAAGAACCATCATTTAGTAAATTGTTTCTCTTTTATTAATATTCTTTATTGCTTTTTATAAAACATTATTGACTTTCTTTTGGTGTGTACTTTAGGGATCTGCCAAGAACCTACCACTCTCTTGCACATTCTTGAGCTTAGACCCAAGTTTGGTAAgatcaattttatttatttatttatggacCAACATGATCTTTCTAACTAATAAGTATACAATCCAATGATGTGGCAGTGCTTCTTCCCTCAGTATGCAGCACAACATATTTGCACACCACTTTTCATCATCAATTCGGCCTATGATTCTTGGCAGGTTTGAATCTATATATGATAGTAACCAATAAGTTTCtgaatttattttgttttcctttcaattttaaaTTAAAGGATTTCACTTTTGATTCTTGAAAATTAGATAAACAACAGTTTGGTTCCTGAAAGTGTTGATCCTCAACATGTTTGGGATACATGCAAGAAAGATATAAATAAATGCTCACCAAGTCAAATCCAAACTCTCCAAGATTTTAGGTTGACATTCTTAGATGCATTGAACGAATTAGGACCAAGAGGTTATTTCATATCTTCTTGCCATTTCCACCACGGCATTGAAATTGAAGTACAAAGCTATTGGTCCGACAACAACTCTCCAACAATAGCTAACAAGGTCatattttcctttcttcttttctttaaattaCTACTATAATTTTCAGTTTTCCTTGTCTTGTTATTTGACAATAAATCATTGTAATGCAGACAATTGCTGAAGCTGTTGGAGACTGGTTTTTTGGTAGAAGTGGATTTCAAGGGATTTCCTGCCCCTATCCTCGTGGCAAATTTTGCCAATAGGGGTTGCTCTTGTTGTACTACTAGCTATTTCAGATGGTTTTTCTATTTTTATGTGaggattatataaaaataaaactagCCCATGTTGGTTAtgattgttcttccaaatttataTATTATTCCAAAATTGTAATGTTTGTTTTTGTTTCCACTTCAACGTGTTTTTATTAAGCAAGTTATATTTTTGTCTTCCCTTTTTTTGatcgaaatatatatatatatattaatgtttgttttgttttcactTCAACgtgtttttatatataatatttaattgtGTGTGTGTACGTGCAACCCCTATTTTCCCTtgaaaacaaaattgcaaacTGAAAATTTTATATCGTTCAAAATAAAAGTTTCACCATATGTAATAATCAATTGATAGAAGAAAATATTCAATGTAGGTTAATTAACGCATGCATGCGATGAATGTTTCCTGCCCTTTTCTGAAACTCCAAATTAAGTAAACAAATTTGGACCTTACGTTACAATATTAAGGACTTATTTATGAGCCATTTCTTGTCTTACATAAACTTGATAAAGCATTACCAATCAGAACAAAATTGTTTGGCAGACCCAACTTGACTAGTAAATTGCGTAAGCTAActtactttttatttatttcttgaaagTATTTCTATACTTTAATTTGTTGCTatatctatttaatttttattttattttattttattttataccaCTAATGTATGTAATACTTTTATTTAACCTATCGATTACTTCCTTTTCCATTTCATCTACAAGACTTTAAATGTTCTTTTTATTCAATGTTTATATATAACTCCGAGTAAATTAAATGAAAAGCTTTTCTGATAATTTATCATAGATTATCTTATAATCAATTTATGTAAAGTAATATTTATTGATAACGTTTTTCATCCAAAATTATTATTCTCAATAAGCTAAGTCTTTTTATACATACTTAATAAAAAACCCCATTGAGGTGTCTGGATGATCGTTGAGGACAACTTGAAGTGTTTAAATGATAAAAGGGCCAATTGAGGTGTCTGGATGACCGTTGAGGACAACTTGAAGGGGCGGTTTATGTATTTCGCCTTCTAAATATGATTGTCTGTTTGCATTTGAATGGAAGGATTTGGGCATGTGAATTTTAAATTCACAAGTGTAGTTACTCGACATTTGCTATATATATGCCCAAGAATAGGCCTCCCCCATATTCCAGCagatatttttacttttttatgtgTGTTAACACTTAAAAAATATGCCTTCTAATAAGCTGCCAATTAGTTTATGTTTCAGAATATGGTTACCAAGAATTTTTATTGGTACTAACAGATGTATTATTTTGCAGGAGATCGATATATATCCCGGGAAAAAAATGCGTTTTAAGCAAATTATGGTGGTGTtgcaaatttgtatttttatctTAATTTTATTTCCTGAGAAATTGGTAAACTGTAGAACTCCTGAAGAAACGGAGTTAACTTGCTATCTGGTATGCAGGGAAGAGTGGGGGGTTTATGGATGGGACTTTATTAAGAACCTTACTCAAGAACAGATTAATGAAAAATGCAGAAGGGGGGAAAGATTTAGGCCATGTGAAATTGATGGAGAATTGATTTTGTAATTCATTATAAATACTTTTTCTTATATAATTCTTGTCACATGAGATCGGGAAGAAATAATACAggatatttataaataaaatatgagATATCGTTGTAAGgttattttcttctattaattTTTAACAGACATAGGAGATCATTTTCTTTGATATTAATTGTTTAGCACTGTCATTatccaaaattacaaaaaaatcgTTACTACCAACTTTAATCCTcacaaaattaataattttttatgactttataaataataaataaatagatTAAAAGCGATATTTTAAAAACGAAGTGAATGCAGTGTAACTACAGAAAACATTGACTTTTTAGAAAGGAGCCAATTAGTCCATATTTTAGAAGAGCTAATTACCAAGAATTTTTATTGGTGCTAACAAAAGTATTATTTTGCAACAAATTTTTTATAtcaacagaaaaaaaaaagtaaggaaATTTTGGCAGTattgcatattttttttttgtcttaacTTTATTTTCCGAGACATTGCATAACTGTAGAAC is a genomic window containing:
- the LOC107811465 gene encoding pectin acetylesterase 8-like isoform X1; the protein is MAAVYVVLVSLLFIWTTTEANLIVNTTFLESSIAKGAVCLDGSAPAFNFHPGTGSGVYNCLIQLQGGGWCDSASDYQDRATNEYGTSKNISKICYFMGVLSNDSQLNPVNKYLDFYNWNRVKVRYCDGSSYIGDIEEVDPATNLHFRGARIFKAIMDELLYHKGMIYAENAILSGTSAGGMGAILHCDKFRLFFSLTGRVKCISDAGFFINAKTITDEPHIKEYFKRVVALHGSAKNLPLSCTFLSLDPSLCFFPQYAAQHICTPLFIINSAYDSWQINNSLVPESVDPQHVWDTCKKDINKCSPSQIQTLQDFRLTFLDALNELGPRGYFISSCHFHHGIEIEVQSYWSDNNSPTIANKTIAEAVGDWFFGRSGFQGISCPYPRGKFCQ
- the LOC107811465 gene encoding pectin acetylesterase 8-like isoform X2, producing the protein MAAVYVVLVSLLFIWTTTEANLIVNTTFLESSIAKGAVCLDGSAPAFNFHPGTGSGVYNCLIQLQGGGWCDSASDYQDRATNEYGTSKNISKICYFMGVLSNDSQLNPDFYNWNRVKVRYCDGSSYIGDIEEVDPATNLHFRGARIFKAIMDELLYHKGMIYAENAILSGTSAGGMGAILHCDKFRLFFSLTGRVKCISDAGFFINAKTITDEPHIKEYFKRVVALHGSAKNLPLSCTFLSLDPSLCFFPQYAAQHICTPLFIINSAYDSWQINNSLVPESVDPQHVWDTCKKDINKCSPSQIQTLQDFRLTFLDALNELGPRGYFISSCHFHHGIEIEVQSYWSDNNSPTIANKTIAEAVGDWFFGRSGFQGISCPYPRGKFCQ